The following are encoded in a window of Impatiens glandulifera chromosome 5, dImpGla2.1, whole genome shotgun sequence genomic DNA:
- the LOC124940132 gene encoding transmembrane emp24 domain-containing protein p24beta2-like, with protein sequence MDREECLSHDVKYEGDTVHFSFVVINSEGSRHYSPAGVDLVVKGPGGEQIHDFRDKTSDIGQFVSSSKGVHRFCFYNKSPYHEMIDFDVREAHFSHHEEHAKDDHFNPLIEQISKLQESIYGIWSEQHYLDAQSQQQALVNLKMSKGTIYKACFESVALVGASALQAYLLKRLFDRKMVLSRV encoded by the exons ATGGATAGAGAAGAATGTTTATCCCATGATGTTAAGTACGAAGGAGATACAGTTCATTTCTCCTTTGTCGTGATTAATTCAGAGGGTTCTCGTCATTATTCTCCTGCAGGTGTTGATCTTGTG GTTAAAGGACCTGGTGGAGAACAGATTCACGATTTTCGTGATAAAACAAGCGATATAGGACAGTTTGTGAGTAGTAGTAAAGGAGTCCATCGTTTCTGCTTCTATAACAAATCACCTTATCATGAAATGATTGATTTTGATGTACGTGAAGCCCATTTCTCCCACCATGAAGAACATGCTAAAGACG ATCATTTCAATCCTTTGATAGAGCAAATATCAAAGTTACAGGAGTCCATATATGGAATCTGGTCTGAACAACATTATTTAGATGCACAAAGTCAGCAACAAGCTTTAg TGAACTTGAAGATGAGCAAAGGTACAATTTACAAAGCTTGTTTCGAGTCGGTTGCTCTGGTTGGTGCTAGCGCTTTGCAAGCTTACCTTCTCAAACGCCTCTTTGATAGGAAGATGGTCTTATCTAGGGTTTAA
- the LOC124938376 gene encoding SWR1 complex subunit 2: protein MQTVEKEDNVFLNRASRSTRGKRMTKILNEEIEEDELFWNQEALKEEEVDDNYEEGPEVADVFDSDFDDDEPEPEEELEKEVDDSMKRKKKLVYPGKQPAKKKKKVLSELEQIPQDERSPHDSTAGEPQDVPEDVEVERTLRKSTRTSVVVRQAERDAIRASLQLTMKPIKKKKEGEEKKITQEEMLLEAAQTEIMNLRNLERVLAREEEVKKRAVVNKAVYSGPQIRYISTNGDVFLEFTGVSFHKEIATASPSIPEKAICVVTGLPAKYRDPKTGLPYATKEAFQIIRKRLSDETKPGEKTGIGGLSDCLSEQGFSRKQKRSAGKERSDTTHPHSFVRSYRFPPFEKNVDSD, encoded by the exons ATGCAAACCGTCGAAAAAGAGGACAATGTCTTCCTCAACCGTGCTTCTCGATCAACCAGAGGGAAAAG GATGACCAAGATTCTTAATGAGGAGATTGAGGAGGACGAATTGTTCTGGAACCAAGAGGCTCTGAAAGAG GAAGAAGTTGATGATAACTATGAAGAAGGGCCTGAAGTGGCTGATGTCTTCGACAGTGACTTTGATGATGAT GAACCTGAGCCGGAAGAAGAGCTTGAAAAGGAAGTTGATGATAG CATGAAGCGAAAGAAGAAATTAGTATATCCTGGGAAACAACCAgcaaagaagaaaaagaaggttCTTTCAGAATTAGAGCAGATCCCCCAGGATGAAAGATCTCCGCATGATTCAACTGCAGGAGAACCTCAGGATGTTCCAGAAGATGTTGAAGTGGAGCGAACTCTGAGAAAGTCCACAAGAACTTCTGTTGTTGTTCGTCAAGCTGAAAGAGATGCTATACGAGCATCTTTGCAGCTAACAATGAAG ccaataaaaaagaaaaaagaaggtGAAGAAAAGAAGATAACACAAGAAGAGATGCTTTTGGAAGCAGCTCAAACAG AAATCATGAATTTGAGAAACCTTGAACGAGTATTAGCAAGGGAGGAAGAAGTTAAGAAGAGAGCTGTTGTAAATAAAGCAGTTTATAGCGGTCCTCAGATACGATATATCTCTACAAATG GTGATGTATTTTTGGAATTCACTGGAGTATCATTTCACAAGGAGATTGCCACTGCTTCCCCCTcga TACCAGAGAAGGCTATATGTGTGGTTACAGGATTGCCGGCAAA ATACCGTGATCCTAAAACAGGGCTACCTTATGCAACAAAAGAAGCATTTCAAATTATTAGGAAGAG GCTTTCAGATGAAACTAAGCCCGGAGAGAAAACAGGTATAGGTGGTTTATCTGATTGTCTTTCTGAACAAGGATTTTCTCGGAAGCAGAAGAGATCAGCTGGTAAAGAACGGAGCGATACAACACATCCCCACTCTTTTGTTCGTTCATATAGATTCCCACCTTTTGAAAAAAACGTTGACTCAGACTAG
- the LOC124939051 gene encoding WEB family protein At3g13190: protein MGLKDEQAAIAEFSVSSSHQPKKKDKIIDWFMYKYMASSKVENGEIEAAVSLFGEGPFSRKKKKTPIRRNSSKPRSIQKLQVVEEDRVLQFPEKVINNNSIVNVKLQISNAEITKNRALEELAKAKRTVEELNHMIQSATSMTRESANKPRTEVGNACKEMFFSSFDQLYSERENALRETEEMRRKVEEFRIEVESSRRNLEETEKKLRISQKETEEAKKASEAMMTLNQLRIISESKPEITISMEEYEGLKRIQGMKVKADKEIEDMKIVTQEAMKRAERAEEEVQRWRQREKKKIAKLASRILEGKEDKPYSSVGKNLRGILGKKNKVVCKNIFL from the exons atggGGCTAAAAGATGAGCAAGCAGCCATTGCTGAATTTTCGGTTTCAAGCAGCCACCAACCGAAGAAGAaggataaaattattgattg gtttatgtataaatatatggCATCAAGCAAAGTTGAAAATGGTGAAATAGAAGCTGCAGTAAGCTTATTTGGCGAAGGACCTTTTtccaggaagaagaagaaaacaccCATTAGGAGGAACTCATCTAAACCAAGATCCATACAG AAACTGCAAGTAGTAGAAGAAGACAGAGTTCTGCAATTCCCTGAGAAAGTGATCAACAATAATAGTATTGTTAATGTTAAGCTACAGATCAGTAATGCAGAAATTACAAAGAATAGAGCACTTGAAGAACTTGCAAAGGCTAAAAGGACTGTGGAGGAACTAAACCATATGATCCAAAGCGCTACCTCCATGACTAGAGAATCAGCAAACAAGCCCAGAACAGAAGTTGGAAATGCTTGTAAAGAAATGTTCTTCTCTTCATTTGACCAATTGTATTCAGAACGAGAGAATGCATTGCGCGAAACAGAGGAAATGAGGAGGAAAGTTGAAGAGTTCAGAATTGAAGTGGAATCCAGTAGAAGGAATCTTGAAGAAACAGAGAAGAAGTTGAGAATTTCTCAGAAAGAAACTGAGGAAGCAAAAAAAGCATCAGAAGCAATGATGACACTGAATCAGTTGAGAATCATTTCAGAGTCAAAACCCGAAATCACCATTTCCATGGAAGAGTATGAGGGCTTGAAAAGAATACAAGGTATGAAAGTGAAAGCTGATAAAGAGATTGAAGACATGAAAATTGTGACTCAGGAAGCCATGAAAAGGGCAGAAAGAGCAGAGGAAGAGGTGCAGAGGTGGCGCcaaagagagaagaagaagattgcTAAGTTAGCATCTAGGATTTTAGAAGGCAAAGAAGATAAACCTTATTCATCAGTTGGAAAGAATCTAAGAGGAATCCTTGGAAAGAAGAACAAGGTTGTCTGTAAAAACATCTTCCTTTAA